A portion of the Thermothelomyces thermophilus ATCC 42464 chromosome 5, complete sequence genome contains these proteins:
- a CDS encoding carbohydrate esterase family 5 protein (CAZy_ID 267808), with amino-acid sequence MWPTPKVAYLLLAAHSLLVSGTPVDAEAVDTAILAKRQCPQIHIFGARETTAPPGYGTAGTVVNLILNAFPGATAEAINYPACGGQASCGGVQNVIPSICAMISYGDSARQGTDAVASAVNSFNQRCPNTQIVLVGYSQGGQIIDNAVCGGPDTGSGITTTTPPISAAALNQIKAVIEMGSPRFVAGLSYDVGTCTAQGFAARPRGYVCGSNSASKIQSYCDSTDPYCCTGNDANSHQQYGNKYGQQALAFVKARLSGSGGTPTSSAGGSVPTGGNGGTCSPLYGQCGGQGWTGPTCCSQGTCRASNQWYSQCL; translated from the exons ATGTGGCCTACTCCCAAGGTTGCTTACCTCTTGCTGGCAGCTCACTCGCTGCTCGTCAGCGGGACTCCCGTCGACGCCGAGGCCGTGGACACGGCCATCCTCGCCAAGCGCCAATGCCCGCAGATCCATATCTTCGGAGCTCGAGAAACGACAG CACCACCCGGATATGGAACTGCCGGTACCGTCGTCAACCTGATTCTCAATGCGTTCCCTGGGGCCACGGCCGAAGCAATCAACTATCCCGCCTGCGGTGGACAAGCATCTTGTGGAGGAGTCCAGAACGTGATCCCTTCTATTTGCGCCATGATATC GTACGGTGACTCGGCAAGGCAGGGCACCGACGCGGTGGCTTCGGCGGTGAACAGCTTCAACCAGCGGTGTCCCAACACTCAGATCGTGCTTGTTGGCTACTCCCAG GGCGGTCAAATCATCGACAATGCTGTTTGTGGTGGCCCTGACACGGGCTCTGGAATCACGACCACGACTCCTCCCATCTCGGCTGCGGCCCTGAACCAGATCAAGGCCGTCATCGAAATGGGCTCTCCACGGTTCGTCGCCGGCTTGTCCTACGACGTCGGTACCTGCACGGCACAAGGT TTTGCTGCGCGCCCGCGTGGCTACGTCTGCGGCTCCAACTCGGCGTCCAAGATCCAGAGCTACTGCGATTCGACCGACCCCTACTGCTGCACCGGCAACGACGCCAACAGCCACCAGCAGTATGGCAACAAGTACGGACAGCAGGCCCTGGCTTTTGTCAAGGCCAGGctcagcggcagcggcggaaCTCCGACGTCGTCGGCCGGCGGCTCCGTTCCGACCGGCGGCAACGGCGGCACTTGCAGCCCGCTGTACGGACAGTGCGGTGGCCAGGGATGGACGGGTCCCACGTGCTGCTCTCAGGGAACCTGCAGGGCATCCAACCAGTGGTACTCCCAGTGCTTGTAA